In Planococcus citri chromosome 4, ihPlaCitr1.1, whole genome shotgun sequence, the genomic window CATGaccccatttttgaaatttagaactGAGTTTCATAAGAAAACGTACGACTCGTAATCCTCGAGTTACCTTTGATGCGCATTTGAAATGATGTAATATTTTGTAATACGTACGAATGTTTCTTTTGCAGATACGATGGCATTTACAAAGTTGTGAAATATTTCCCTCAAAAAGGAGCCAGTGGATTTATGATATGGAAGTATCTGTTGAGACGCGACGATCCTACTCCGGCTCCTTGGACCGACGAAGGAAAACAATTGATAGAGCAGCTtggattgaaaattattgtaagtGACGCTGCAATAATTTGAGTATCGAAGTATTTGTGAgaattttacgattttcgaAGTGTTCTTAATTTTATGCGTAAAATTAATACGAAATTTATCACCCCCTCACGTCCCTGAGAATCACCGGTACAATTCTGTGTAGGAGAAGGTGGAGATTATAGGCAATTTTTCGACGttgttcagatttttttgcGACTCataataaggcttttgacgtattgcgggttgcatatcggtttgcctgaactttatcagtttggtgggcattcttatcagtgagtatcaaaatttcatattttgagcaactTTCGccaggtgtttttgaaatgtatagcttttatttagtttttcttcagttttaaacactgttaaaccctgtaatggaaaaagatcctctcttcgtcgagttttaaagaaCTTGACAAAACGTCGTTGAACCTCGACAAAgagcggatctttttccatcacaagatttaacagtgtttaaaattgaaggaaaaactaaataaaagctataaatttcaaaaacaccttgtgaaaattgctcaaaatatgaaattttgatactcactgataaaaatgcccaccaaaccgataaagttcaggcaaaccgatatgcaacccgcaatacgtcaaaagccttattagCAAATTGCTTTACATGCCCCTCCCCCCTCAACTACCCCTTTTCCCCGTTTTTCGTTCAGAATATTTTTATTGCACGAATAATTACAGTAAGAAACACCGTAACAATCacgatttttaaagtttttttttttggtgtgtcaACAGAAAATCTCGCCCGATATCATCGAGGAAGCCGAAGAGTACGAATACACGACCATTAAACTGGAAGTAAACGAAGCCGAACCGTTTAAGAAGAAGTTTAAACGCATACGGTGTAAAGTTACAAATTTGTGTACTACTGAAACACGTTCTTCATCTTCTCCAAGAACACGGTCACAAGTGAAAATTTCGACCAGTCTGTTCTCGACGACTACAACGACGACGAAGTTTAAAGAAGAACGTTTGTCGCCTCCTCCTTCTCCAACCTCGTTCAACACATCGTACGAAGACGTAAAACCTATAATACCCAGACCATCGTTAGATGTTTCCGAATATCCGCTTATCAGAAACATAAAATCGTCTCCTCCGCACGAGCCAACGATTCCTTCGTTCGAGCTAACGACGACGACTCCTTCGCACCAGCCAACGACTCCATCGTTCGAGCTAACGACTCAATTGCACGATCCAACGACTCCTCCGATTCCTGCCATAAAGTGCGAAAAAGTAGAAAACGACGATACAAATGACGGCGCGAATTCTAGCGTACAGATGACTTCGTTTACAGATGAAAGCTCGTGCGTATCGAACCCAACGTGCACCGGAGCACCGATGTTGCCAGGTTTTTCAATCGGCTGTATTCAAAGTGTGCATTCGACGTCGACTGAATTTACGCAATCCATGTCCCGTATGAGTTATCTTGATAACGCGTACATGCCACCTACCTACCTGACCAGCAGTATTAACGATACATTCACAAACCACGAAAGAACTTATTTCCCGACGAATAATTACATCCAACCTCCGGAGCCGCTTCCCATGTTGAAAATGACCGTGTCAAATGTACGTTCGTTGGATACTACAAATGATACATGTGACTTTGGTTTTAAGCGAATCAAGCTAAGTAAACCGATTTCATTGAAACCTGCCGATCCGGTTGTGCCAGAGTCACCTCCGAAGGAAACGACATCCGCAAGCGAAACCaatgatgaagaaaaatcacCGATGTCCGTTACGAAAGAGAACGGAGCTTACGAATTAAGCGATCATATCAAAGACCTGATTGGCAAggatattttgaataaatgttgGTGGGATTTGTGCTTGGAGAAGTACTTACCTCTTGGAAAACAAGTGAGTagcattttgatgaaaacatttttctgtaaatttagCAATGTTTattgaaaacgtgttttttccattttttttgcagagttTCATCGAAAATGTTCGCCAAATTTTCACGTGTCCTTGTTGCCATAAAATAGCTGAGAAACCGGTCACATTAAAATGTGATAATAGACATAACGCTTGTTTCGTAAGTTTTTTGCTGATGTTTTTATTAGATGAAATATCCctatgaaaatgtattttgtaatACTTGCGATTTAATTTCAGAACTGCATGACTCATCGATTTGACGTTTTTAAAGCTAGATCGTGTCCATCATGCCAGGAATTGTTCGGTCCGTCGACGAAATTACGAATCAACGAAACTTTATCGTCGATTTTACTGGCATTATTTCCAGATAATAACTTAGAATTATCTTATTCCGTTTAAGAAgaacatttttaatttgtaaacaTCTTATTTCCGTCGGAAGTATCCTAACTCGCGTTTTTTGAAGTCGGTTTAGTTGTAGTTTTACGTTTCGGGGGAAGGGAAGTAAGTTTGTTGAATGTTAGAAgcttttcctgtttttttttcttttatttttgtttgttttaattttacttCTCGACGAGATGTCTATTTGATCTTCGCACCCTAGAGTGAGATTCGTTTTGGTATATTTGAAATTAAGTTTTATATTATGAAATCGTGTTTAATGTTAGGATTTCTATTACTCACGGTGCTGAGGTTGATtagatttttcatgttttaattttACCATAATCTTACCATAAGTCAAGTGCATTATTcatgttaaaaatttaaatcatgtTTCAAGCGAGGGgactgatttaaaaaatcactagtgaaaatttacctttttgtttacgttttcaaaaagaaaccatgttttttacgaattttttaacctcttgaaaaacttgattttgtaagaatagtgattttttaaacGAGCCTTTCAACTGGTGTATCTTGAATCAACATGATGACTATTCCTTTTTCcagttgttttttgtttatagTTACTAGTTATGCATTTTATTAAGTTTACGTGTTTAAAAATATAAGTTCTAAGCGCAGAACAGTTTATCGGATTATGATTTCTTCCACCCTTTTCATCACTTTTGatttgtattttcaatattttgctgTGAATCTTAAGGATTAAGCATTCATCAAggctgtctttttttttctcattcaaaaagtGCTTAGAAATAGTATACGTGTAACCCAGAGTATGATTTTCCGTTGATTCTTCCAATTTTACTTCGTAGCCGGTGGGTATATATCATCTacaaaaatacagttttttgttagcgcttttttttaaaaaaatcaaatattataattttctagttattaattattaatgctgtgtgtttttaataaaaacgaaaaactatCACGAGTTCTTTATTCGTTTACAAATTCAGTTTAAGTACAGTATTACTTCACGTTATGAAACGCGCATTGTTTTGACGAAGAGTAGAAAACAAAGCAATACGTCAAATTATGGTTGCATCAGATCAGCAACATCAAGCGATGAAATGCGCAAGTCTTTGATGAAAATCTCCATTAGTCACTTCAACGCAGCTTGAATAATTGGAGAAGTCAAAGCATTTATCAAATCCATAGAATttgtttttgacagaaaaacttttcattttttgaatgatttactAGTAAGTTGATTACGCAGTTCGTATTCTTCCATTAACCGAATCGGTTTTGCGAATTGTTTATCTTTGCCACCGAATCGAAGCTGACCGGATTCTTTTTTACCTCCAAATCCACCGCCTAAAAAGTAAGAGTACGAAGGCAATGAAATAACTAACATGTTCCTGTATAAATGCGATAGgtacgattgaaaattttaaaaaactgtaccCAATCGACGAGGAACCCAGCCAGGTAATAAACGTTCGCATTCGTGATCAACGAATACAGTTTTATCATCGATAACGCTTCTGTCTCCTCTATCAACTGCTTTCTTAGCTTCTCTTTCAGTTTCGTATTCGATGAAAGCGTAACCtcgtgaaaaatttgtaattatgTCTCGAACCAAACGACATCGTACAATTTTTCCGTATCTTGagaattcctgaaaaattcagttCGATAAACATCAATATGGAATTAGATGATGATAGTGTATTTACAAACGTACTTCTTTTAAAGTTCGCTCCGATGTTTTTCGATTTAAACGAGAGATGAATATAGTATTCTCAGGTACTCCTTTTACTTTATAATTCGGTTTATATTCGGCGTTCAGGGCTCGGACAACTGCTTTGTCGTGAGGTTCGGTATCGGTTCCATCGATACTGCCGGCTTTCAGAGGATCGTAAATTACTGCTCTGGGGTACCAAAATTTGACCTGGATGCAAAGATTATTGGTTTGAATAGGGATTaggatttcaaaaatacataaacaAGTTATAAATGTTGTTACTTTGGGTGGGTTTTCAGCCATTTGAAGGTTCAAACTGGTGTCTGTATTTTCATTCACTGAAAGGTATTCTACAAAATCGTTCTATTCTTACGCTTCGAATTAAGTCTTCGTCATCGTTATTTTATAGTTTATTATGTTCTTAGGACAAATAATTATCGGTTATCATgttgattttctcaattttaactTAACTTGCCATCAAGAAACGAgaaacgaattttgattttgaaatgaacagggaaaaaaatgataacaatgataagaataaaaataatttaaactgGATCGTAAACAAATCAACCAATCGCAAATCACGTAGACCACGTGTTTTTTCGGAAGAAGAAGGCTCTCATTGGTTAGTTGCCAGGAGATGAAAACTCTGATTGGTCGAATTTAAagtacgttgaatttttcaggagGTGAAGAGATGGAAGAATTTCAACGACACGAGTCTCCTTATTTatctaccaaaaataattgaactaAACTAATCGTATTCGTATGTTCggtatgttgtatttttttttcaaaataatgatccCAAAAGTTCTACCACAatacaatgaaaattgaaaaacataatttcaaaattaataattaaataaaagtgGTGCACGCATTTTTATGCAGTGAATACGTTTACCGGAAGCGGAATATAATCATTCGAATTCGATGGTTACTTTCATCATAAAGTTTCATACAATACAAAGGTTCAACCACGatgaaaaacataatttcaaatatttttaaaaattacttacaaagtAAGTGGCAGTGGTGCACAcgtttttaaaagtaaaataaatcCTTACAATCCTGCATGCAAGGAAAGAAGTGAAATCTGCATAAATTGTACACttcattgaaattatttcgtttGTTTTACTACTCgagatttaatttaaaattagtattttaatgattatttttcaatccgATCAGTTTAGAAGCACAATGAAAGCGAATTTGAAGTTGTTCAAAGAACAATACTGTGAAAATACCATtacgtttgttttgttttaaatcTCACGAGTTTTAACCTTCAAAcacattaattaaaatattaaaacataattaaaatagaaattattcacaacgatttttggaaaaattttacaatttattacttATGAAATGTTCGCGTTCAACTGTGGTCATTGTTAGTTTCAAATCATACGTACTGTATGTGGTTTTAACTAATATAAGTACTTCAATTTCGACAATATTAACattcttttaaaatataaaatcagcAGGTAGGTAATTTGGTGATAGGCATAAATAAATCTATTCATATTAATGCAAATAATTGCAAACATATTGAGGAAACTGATTTCAATGAGATCAGCTGCCATGCTTTAGTATTAGAAATATCTTCTATAGGCCTATGGTGGCCATCATGGCGGTAGAGTAGGCCCtctaaaataatgataattgtGAATAATTAGCTTGATTTGAGCTCTATGTAACAAAAAATGTGCATTATTTTCACTAACTCGCAAAATATATTGCAGGTGGAGGAAATGGATTGGTATCCGAGCCCGAGGAAAAAACATAGGCCTATACATTGGGATTGGAGGTCTAACTACATAAGTAACAATAGCTCCATTTGGCGTAAGGGTATCTTCGTTATTTTCCGgctaaaagaaaaaatgttcaaattagaGGTAGGTACTTGTTAAATTTCGTGAATTTGAGTATCTaagttcaaaattaatatttttctttacattttCAGAGCCATCATGCTCATATCTTCGTTTTGCCTCAGTTCTGATTCATGCGAATGTTCCCTTTGCCTATATCGTCTTTCATCAGATCTGGAGGTGTTTCTCTCCCTAGATGATCTATTGTCGTGATGCCGATCTTGACATTATATAAGTAAATAGTCACAAATTAGCTCGAgattaatttaataaatattGTTTATTGTAAGTGTTATGGACACACTTCTGCGAGACGATCGAGATCTCTTAAGCCTACGATCGCTGAACGAGTTTCTTTTGTGATCTCTTACTCTGTTTCTGAAAAACAGtgagtgaaaattgaataatttattggGCGTGTCGACGATTGTTAATTCGAGCCTTTCGTGAAGATCAAGAGCTCGAGTATACCCTTGAATTCAGTAGGCCTATAGCCCCTCCTTGACAGTATGTAATAATGTAAATTTAAACGAGTACTTATACCTAACACAGCAAGAAGGCGAATTTCCATTTCTATTCTCTTGCGAGCAGTTACAATTTTTGCTACGTGATctattgtagaatttttttactgTTCCGTGAAGGGCTTTTGCATTCACGTCAGTTCACGTCCCGAAgattctataaaatttttaatttatgcttAAAATGAACTGTGTCATTTTCGTATTATGCtctcaataataaaaatatactcaGATAATACAAAATCAAACAAGAACACAGTTTTCAGATACTACATAATTGTTTCACAATGCGatgaaaagtacaattttttagcGAATTGGGAACTTAAAAggaactgaaattcattttcaaagaaaatttcgcGAGTTCAGAAGCTCCAAGCGTGCTTTGTAAATTTAAATgggttaaaaaatgataatttataaTGACTTAATTTTTAAAGCACTCTCATTTACATTCGACGTTTAAATTGGAAACATTCTGGAGGCGTCATTTAAAACATTATTTCTAAAAACaaaccattttgattttttagaaatctttcaaaaaaaattaattatgtaaTTGGTAAttagaattgaataattattttaaattataataaGAATATAGAACTTTGTTCACCATTATATTCTTCAGAGTTCCCTGGCAGGTCAAACTTAAAAGTCATTACAAAATGACCAAGTCAGGGAAAGGGGGTGCaggtgctcaattttgaaaaattttgcatccGTTTTTGAAGATATTTGTTCTGATTATTAGTAGTATAATACCTACTTGAGGTCAACCAATTATTTTATATATCATACATACTATAAGCACTTCATACTTACACAGGTACAATGCTAATATCCATTTCTATTCTGTTGTGAGCTGCAGTTACGTGatctatttggtaaaaatttttcattgttccGTAAAAGGCTTTTGCGTTCACGTTCCGAAgattctataaaatttcaaatttatgctTAAAATGAACTGGGGCATTTTCGTGTCAAGTTCTTaataaataaaagtaaaaatataccCAGATAATACGAAATGAAACAAGAACACAGTTTTCAGATACCTATTTGTTTCGCAATACGataaaaagtgcaatttttcagCGAATTGGGAGCTTAAAATAAggaactgaaattcattttcaaagaaaatttcgcGAGTTCAGAAGCTCCAAGCGTGCTTTGTAAATGTAAATgggttaaaaaataataatttataatgaCTTAATTTTTAAAGCACTCGCTGTATACGTATGTATACGGCGTTTAAATCAGAAACATTCTGGCGGCGTCATTTAAAACAGTGGTTATTTCTAAAAACaaaccattttgattttttgataatcttccaaggaaaaataaaaattaattaataatatcagaattgaataattttaaattaaaataagaatATAGAAATTTGTTCACCATATGACTGTATTCTTTAGAGTTCCCTAGTTGGCCAAACTTA contains:
- the LOC135843255 gene encoding E3 ubiquitin-protein ligase UHRF1-like, which codes for MEFCNTLMPHYKMEYFESSMDLCPLESFKGFNDRNSIYPLSESNSNRTVDECIHCNDRPDYECIECTCQICGHKTRAAKRYRCNTCKKVFHEWCQNISDNISASDHWQCTNCLPPAKDFAASGKELVPVNKSNRQIAIRPIRKMHHASRTSQCTIVPANHFGPIPNIPVGTCWEYRLQASEAGVHRPLVAGIHGRENEGAYSIVISGCYADDFDNGDEFFYSGSGGRASDPSKRLSAQIRNQLLTKSNKALALCCDCPLNDREGGTAKNWRAGKPVRVIRNYKLAKFSKYAPTEGNRYDGIYKVVKYFPQKGASGFMIWKYLLRRDDPTPAPWTDEGKQLIEQLGLKIIKISPDIIEEAEEYEYTTIKLEVNEAEPFKKKFKRIRCKVTNLCTTETRSSSSPRTRSQVKISTSLFSTTTTTTKFKEERLSPPPSPTSFNTSYEDVKPIIPRPSLDVSEYPLIRNIKSSPPHEPTIPSFELTTTTPSHQPTTPSFELTTQLHDPTTPPIPAIKCEKVENDDTNDGANSSVQMTSFTDESSCVSNPTCTGAPMLPGFSIGCIQSVHSTSTEFTQSMSRMSYLDNAYMPPTYLTSSINDTFTNHERTYFPTNNYIQPPEPLPMLKMTVSNVRSLDTTNDTCDFGFKRIKLSKPISLKPADPVVPESPPKETTSASETNDEEKSPMSVTKENGAYELSDHIKDLIGKDILNKCWWDLCLEKYLPLGKQSFIENVRQIFTCPCCHKIAEKPVTLKCDNRHNACFNCMTHRFDVFKARSCPSCQELFGPSTKLRINETLSSILLALFPDNNLELSYSV
- the LOC135843261 gene encoding U11/U12 small nuclear ribonucleoprotein 35 kDa protein-like, producing MAENPPKVKFWYPRAVIYDPLKAGSIDGTDTEPHDKAVVRALNAEYKPNYKVKGVPENTIFISRLNRKTSERTLKEEFSRYGKIVRCRLVRDIITNFSRGYAFIEYETEREAKKAVDRGDRSVIDDKTVFVDHECERLLPGWVPRRLGGGFGGKKESGQLRFGGKDKQFAKPIRLMEEYELRNQLTSKSFKK